The proteins below come from a single Danio aesculapii chromosome 23, fDanAes4.1, whole genome shotgun sequence genomic window:
- the LOC130217843 gene encoding uncharacterized protein LOC130217843 translates to MLLRVIVAPDCIQKLSLNDVPKSVDELKEILCNKLKITTNFVIQYEDPDFGGQLCNLSSIEELPPDKATLKIFWEVLKTASETETEEQRNESSASNSDFTLDTASISSNLSSPSSSTVREERWPQVFVIPKFSYDVEFRLRKANEVYEKQKTTMDVTRDVKTEILETLAETMYSFKAYPTDPELEQVAVALVSTHPCLRELGCDTGCKGWKMSLRFKMGNYRQKLRSSGCFELDNKRNDGSRIPPKKPRRSEINFLPDNPVGLDDATLEQEREQLELEVKRKNMDMAILKTKMETTFPLRRKEIITEQPLVHVVKNRWPGLFLQEQVCAEFQRITCVDLKKSFMANLHKHSNALIKLYRTKCKDLADNMKMILDHFDNQTTDIIIHRATTALQGLPLYLREYDKITKTCLDTDLEETYTRGVNLAILEVMEDDLSQATKRCINFGIILEETVVMDDLPDFSTAFMVLFGLLYALNIEYPKGLKYTFEAVQNIFVGLGVKSTNRVQSLKNKLFAL, encoded by the exons ATGTTGCTGCGAGTGATTGTAGCTCCAGATTgcatacaaaagctgtcacttaaCGATGTGCCGAAATCAGTTGATGAGCTAAAAGAGATACTTTGCAACAAACTGAAAATTACTACAAACTTTGTGATCCAGTATGAGGACCCTGATTTTGGTGGTCAGCTTTGCAATTTGAGTAGCATAGAAGAACTTCCTCCTGATAAGGCCACGCTAAAAATTTTCTGGGAAGTGTTAAAAACAGCATCAGAAACTGAAACAGAAGAACAAAGAAATGAGAGCTCTGCATCTAACTCTGATTTTACACTTGACACTGCAAGTATTTCGTCCAATCTCTCCAGTCCATCATCTTCCACAGTCAGAGAAGAACGCTGGCCACAAGTTTTTGTGATACCAAAATTTTCTTATGATGTTGAGTTCAGACTGAGGAAAGCAAATGAAGTCTATGAAAAACAGAAGACTACCATGGATGTTACACGAGATGTGAAGACTGAAATACTGGAAACGTTGGCGGAAACAATGTACTCTTTTAAAGCTTACCCCACTGATCCAGAATTGGAGCAAGTGGCAGTTGCATTAGTTTCCACACATCCATGTTTGAGGGAACTTGGCTGTGACACCGGATGCAAGGGCTGGAAGATGAGTTTAAGATTTAAAATGGGAAATTATAGACAAAAATTACGCAGTTCTGGATGTTTTGAGCTAGATAATAAAAGAAATGATGGATCAAGAATTCCACCAAAGAAACCAAGAAGATCAGAAATCAACTTTCTTCCAGACAATCCTGTTGGCTTGGATGATGCTACATTGGAGCAAGAAAGAGAACAGCTTGAGCTAGAAGTCAAGAGAAAGAACATGGATATGGCAATTCTGAAAACCAAGATGGAAACTACTTTCCCGCTCAGAAGAAAAGAAATTATTACTGAGCAGCCCTTGGTACATGTGGTCAAAAACAGATGGCCTGGCCTGTTTTTGCAAGAGCAG GTTTGTGCCGAGTTCCAAAGGATCACTTGTGTTGACCTCAAAAAATCATTCATGGCGAATCTCCACAAACACAGCAATGCCCTGATCAAACTGTATCGAACAAAGTGCAAAGACCTTGCAGACAACATGAAAATGATACTGGACCATTTTGATAATCAG ACAACAGACATCATAATTCACAGAGCAACTACTGCTCTACAGGGACTTCCCTTGTACCTCAGGGAATATGACAAAATAACCAAGACTTGTCTG GACACTGATTTGGAGGAGACCTACACTAGAGGAGTGAATTTGGCCATCCTTGAAGTGATGGAAGATGACCTCTCACAGGCAACAAAGAGATGTATAAACTTTGGCATCATCCTGGAGGAAACTGTGGTCATGGATGATCTACCAGACTTTTCCACTGCTTTTATGGTACTCTTTGGACTTCTTTACGCACTGAATATTGAGTACCCTAAGGGGCTAAAATACACATTTGAGGCAGTGCAGAATATCTTTGTAGGACTGGGAGTAAAGTCCACAAACAGAGTGCAGTCCCTGAAGAACAAGCTTTTTGCTTTGTAA
- the tmem18 gene encoding transmembrane protein 18 — MTVSNTKNASAIPIDKFSNVRITSIWTFLQSVDWSESWLMALLAFHVFCFAFTLLSCKYYRIQICHFLLMVAMVYSAEYLNELAAMNWRSFSKFQYFDSKGMFISLVYSVPLLLNTVIIVAVWVWRTFSTMTELKILQLKRKAARENHKKTQ; from the exons ATGACAGTATCAAACACTAAAAACGCCAGCGCAATTCCAATCGATAAATTCAGCAATGTTCGCATCACATCAATATGGACTTTCCTACAGTCT GTTGACTGGTCTGAGTCCTGGCTCATGGCTCTTCTGGCCTTTCATGTCTTCTGTTTTGCTTTCACCCTCCTGTCCTGCAAATACTACCGCATTCAGATCTGTCATTTTCTCCTGATGG TTGCGATGGTTTACAGTGCAGAATACCTGAATGAGCTGGCAGCCATGAATTGGAG GTCTTTTTCAAAGTTCCAGTATTTTGACTCAAAAGGAATGTTCATATCATTGGTATACTCTGTCCCGCTCTTGCTCAACACTGTTATTATTGTG gCTGTATGGGTATGGAGGACCTTCTCAACCATGACAGAACTTAAGATACTGCAATTAAAGAGAAAAGCGGCCAGAGAGAACCACAAGAAAACGCAATAG